The genomic stretch AAACGCTAACCTGACAGGTGCTGTTCTCTCTCCTGAGAGAGTCAACAGTAACGATGACCTCTTCATACTGAGTCTTCACGCGGAACAGTTCAGCCGAGTAGCTGCGGGACTCCTTCTGTGCGTTCTCAAGCTCGGACTGCAGGGAGCGAACCTTGAGCTGCCAATCGGCGATGACCTTGTCAAAGCTCTTGTTTCTCTTCTCAAGAGCAGTAACAGCAGCGCCGGCCCTGTCCGAGTTCACTACAGCGTCCTCCAGCTCCATCTGGATACGGCTGCGGTTCTTCTCAAGACCGCTGATCTTGTTGTTAGCCGCGTCGAGAGCGGACTCGGTTTCCTGGAGCTTTAGCAGAAAGTTTGCGCCTGGTTTCTTCCAGTTCCTCAGCACGAGCCATGCCTTCGCTCTCGTACTTGACGCGCCAGGCGTTTGCCTCTGCGTTGGCGCGAGACAGCTGTCTTTGGAGGTCAGTCTTGGCATCGGATTCCTCTTCTAGTTGTTCACGAAGAGCGTCCATGTCAGCCAATGCGTTGCGCAGCTCACCGGCGAGTTTCTGGCGAGCCTGGGTTAATAAAATACTCGACTATTAAATGTTTTGTAATCACAACAGTGCGTCAAATAAATAGCAATACTTCAGATATTTAATGtgcattttaaaatgttcaaggTTTACAGCGAGCAATTGCATGTCGAGAATTCATATTGCTCGTACCCTAATCTCATCATCAACATTGCGCTTAGCTTCCTCCAGTTGAGCAAGCAGAGAGGAGCGCTCTCTGTTAAGGGCCTGGATCCGGCTCTCGGCCTCCTCGAGCTGGCGAACAATATCGGCGTTGTCGGCAATGAGGCGGCTCTTGGTGGCGTTCAGTTCCTGGATATTGCGAGAGCTTTCGTCGAGCTGATTGTTCAGATCGGAGATCTGGGCCTCCACTTGTTTGCTCATCTTGTCAGACATACCCTATAAAAGAAATGTAAAGTAATTTTAAGATAATAACTCAATCGATATCGCCAATATATGTTTATCATAATTTTATTACGCAGAACATTTTAATGCAATGCTATATCGTGTAAAACGCTATTTCGGTTCAAAACCATCAAAATTACACTTACGCCCTTCTTAGAGACGTTGACGACCTGGTCTTGAAGATCGGCAATTTCAGATTTCAGCTGAGCCTTCTCTTTTTCAACCCTATAAACGAAGAACCAACGCATTTAATAAGCTTCGTTATTACTTCAAACACATATGCAGTTATCCGTTTTCAGATCAATTAAATCTACCTTTCTGTACATAGTTTTAAGGTAACAAGCGCGAACTTGCGACTAGTTCACATCAAGTTAGCATTATGAACAAATAATAGAACCGACAATATTGTTCTACTTTATAAGTGTATTTCATTAGTAGCAATGAACATGATCGTGCAATAAGTTCTAATATTTAGTAAGACAACTTGACTTACTTGGATTTCACCTTCTGCAGCTGGTCGATCTGGTCGGCCATCTCATTACTGGCGTCCTGAGCCTTCTTGCGGAGAGCGGCGATGGTGGACTCATGCTGCATGGTCTGTTCCTCCAGATCGCGACGCAGCTTCTGCACCTCGGCCTCTCGCTTCTTGTTGAGCTCAACCTGGGCGGCTGTCTGACCACCTTGCTCATCAAGGGCCTCGGCCAATTCTTCCAGTTCCCTGGCGAGGTCGTTCTTCGCTTTCTCGGCCTTAGCCCTGGCCTGCCTTTCAGCCTCGAGCTCTTCTTCGAGTTCTTCAATGCGGGCCTGGAGATCCCTGATCTTTTTCTGGAGTTGAGCTACAAGGCCCTGCTCCTCTTCCAGTTTCTGGCTCAGGTTCTTAATCTCGGTCTCCTTTCTGGAGCACAAAAGAATAGTATTATTTCATGTTTGCATTTAATGAAACATTATGTTGAAATAAGGccgtgtttatatttcatttgccAGAAATAGAAAAGCTTTATCGATGTAAGCAATGCTTATGTTACTTTGACTCTTAAACCTAATCAAATGATCTTGCATACAAGACAATCGTACTTTACAGCAGCTGTtgcattttgaataatttttctataatgaatttaaatattattattaaaaatcaaCAGTATTGATCAAAAGTTGCAGTATCAATCAAATACATGTAGATCGAAAAGCAACATAGGTAAAGAGGTCAAAGGTCGTTTTGAAAAAGCTTGTATAAAGAAATAAGTACTTCTTGATGTTGCCCTCAAGATCCGACTTGATGCGTCCCAATTCCTCAACAGCGGCCTGGGTGTCAGCCAAGTCCCCTTCCAACTTCTTCTTAGCCTTTTCCACATCTGCACGGACCTTCTTCTCGCGTTCAAGATTGTCCTCGAGCTGAACgcaataacaaattattttttaataatatgaaattgaaattgtagaaAAAAAGGTGTTTTGTTCATATAGCATGCGAATCtgtattttaatatatcataaataactcttacaataagaaaaaaaaaatattaacaatagtCATTATTAACTAAATAGAACTGTTAGATAATTCAAGTTACCTCATCAAGAGTGCTCTCCAACTTCTGCTTGAGTTTGTTGAGGTTGTTCACCTTTTCTTCCTCAGCCTTCAGAGCGTCCTGAGTCTTCTTGACGGTATCATCAAGTGCCTTCTTCTCCTTCGTAAGCTTGCCAATCTGCTCGTCCTGCTGGGACATCTCACCCTGCAGTGTCTTGATCTGGTTGTCCTTTACCTAAAATTTacatcacataaaaataaaatcaaatgttgtaCATCAATGTTTTTGTAGACCAATCTTTATCATGAATACAAGTATTTtccaatttaaaagtaaattgcataaaagaaaaatacattataatAGATAGAAATATTAAAGCTGAAATAACTataaaaacttttatattttattacttttttatcGTATTTTACTTTAAGATCATTGTATTATATCAAATACAAAAGCTGTTTCATTATAAAGTATTCCTTGAAGGTTATACCTGACGGTCGTGTTCTGCCTTCTTGAGCGAATCTTCAAGACCTGCAATGTTTTCCTTAAGCTTGGCAGCCTGTGCCTCCAGTTCTTGTTTCTGGGCACTCAGCTGACCAGCGTTGCCTTCTTCCTCGGCCATCCTGCTTTCCATTTCCTTTATCTGAGCCTCATACTCGAACTTCTGCTTAGTGAGATTCTCAATGGTTTCCTCCATATCACCGAGGGTATCGCCCTCAGCTGCAAGCTGAAGAACAGCATCCTCCTTTTCTCTCTGTAGCTTAACGCAGCGTTCCTCGAGTTCCTTCTTAATCTTCTCAACCTTGGCGAGCTCTTCCTTGGTCTTGGTAAACTCTTCTTCCATCTTCTTCACCTCGTCTTCAGCCCGAGCAGCGTTAAGGAGAGGCTTGACCTTGGTGTACAGTTTCCACCACTGCCAGTTCCTAAGCACCATCCATTTCCTGATGTTTCTCTGGATCATGGACAGGGCGGTCCTCTGGTCTTTCAGTTTCTTGCACTGTTTGCGCATGAGATAGCCTCTAACGTGGGCCTGGAAAAGTGAAACGATTCCGGAGAGACGAGCATCGCGCATGTCTTCGAGGTTACCCAGGACACCAGCCTTGAAAAACACTTTGGTGCTACCGATCTTGTACTCGTTAGGGTCGACCTGGATTGCGGTCAGGATCTTCTCGGTCACAACCTTGCCGTCTACGAACCCAGTAGGGATTGCGTTAGGAGCCAGGATGGAGTATCTAGAACAgataaaatgtatacatagatCGTGTTCTCTCAGTGTAATTAGTAATTGCATGATTTGTTAATACAGGTACTTGTTGAATGTATGTAATTGGTAACCTAAAATACTTGTTAATGTAAGTGTAAGAGATCAACTATAAATACCTCTGCTTGAACTCAGCGTAGAGGACCCTGCTGGGAAATCCCTTTCTGCAGATACGGATACCCTCAAGCACACCGTTGCACTGGAGCTGGTTGAGAACAAGACCAGCATCAATCAATCCAGGGGTCTTCAACTCGTTAGGGATGATGCAACGCACGAAGTGAGGGTGGGTGTTGTACAAGTTCTTCATGAGCTTGTTCAATGACTCTCTGTGGAGGGCAGAGATTGTCTGGAAAGCGCTGGACTTGCCCTTCTTCTTGCCACCACCTGCTTCCTCTGCAATATGGTCAATGACATGTATCAGTAGACTTTGAATACTGCTTTTATTGTAATTATCAAGTTGAATGCTTCTGAAGTAACGGGAAAAACAATGCCGTGTCTCTTTAATGTGATTTATGATATATGGCAAATACACAggcaattaatattattattaccaCAGGACACAACAATAATAATACCGTGCTTTAGTAATTATTACTTCATGTTTATAAGTAGATCATTCTTTGTggacaaaaaaacacaaagaaaatCTCATCAACAAACTGAAACGTGAGATTTTCAAGCACATTAAAACACTAATTGTCCATGTATGCATATCAAATGTTACCTTTAGGCTTCTCGAAGAGAACACCAACAAGTGGTTCCTTCGAGTCGCCGAGCAGAGCGACGACAGTCTCGTTCAGTGGATCCTTGTTCTTGTCGAGCCAGCCAGAGATGTTGTATGGCAcctaaaatatgtatacaatgcCGTAATACAGGATACGAAAACTAGATATTTGACAACTTGTAAAATTAGATGCCTATTGTTGCCCATTGTAACGGATTGTGCACTGTGTACCCACAATCACTTAAAAATCAGACAATATGACTTAAATGTTTAAAGCACATATATAAGAATATTTAGTGTAAACGGAGTTGCATGCGTATATTTGCATGTGATCTACGTCCCGAAATTGTTTGCGAAACGAATTATAATTGAAGAGAAGACCAAATACTTGAAGTTGCTTTTGTAATGGTTTAATAACATTGTCAGTAAACTTACAGCTCCGGCGTAGTGACCCAGTTCAAAGTGAGCGTTTCCACCACCTTTGCGGTTCTTGTTGACTTTGCCGAAGGCCTTGGACTTGCCAAGGTGGTTTGTGGTCAGCTTGTCCTCGAACGTCTTGTCGGAGGCCTTCGGGAACATGCATTCTTCCTCGAGGATGGACAAAATACCCATGGGCTTGAATAACGAAAAAAACATGTGTGTGATTGGTGTGTTGAAGTTGGCCTGCAAATATTATATGTACGTTTAACGAGGAAATGGAACAGTTCAATATTGAAGGTAGACAATAGCAGAGTTAAAAGGAGATACTAAAAAGAATGCTATCTATAATACAtgaattaaaaatgattttgaatAGCTTGCTTACCTTCTCGATGAGTTCGATACAGGCCTGCAGGTCCATGCCGAAGTCAATGAATTCCCACTGGATGCCTTCCTTCTTGTACTCCTCCTGCTCGAGGACGAACATGTGATGGTTGAAGAACTGCTGTAGACGCTCGTTCGTGTAGTTGATGCACAGCTGCTCAAAGCTGTTGAACTGTAAAGCAGAGAACCCTTTCTGTATGACTACATAAACATTTGATTTTGCATACATATAGTATATATCTCGAGTATAGATAAAATCATTAATAAACCGTTAAATTAGATATTCTTAGTCATTGAAACGTACGAACACTTGTTGCGGGGTTTGGGACAAGCAATATAAAATTTCATagtttaatcaataaaaaaactattGGTTAAAGAGTAATCGTCCTTACGTCGAAGATTTCGAAACCAGCAATGTCGAGCACACCCATGTAGTAGTTTCTCTTGGCATTTGTGTCTAGAGTCTGGTTGACTCGCCTTACTAGCCAGTTGAACATGCGGTCGTATAGGGACTTGGCCAGGGCGCCGACGGAGTTGACGACCTGTTCCTTGTTACGGCCCTGGACGACGAACTCGGTACCGACCTTGATCTTGGGTTTCAGCAGACCCTTGAGCAGGTCACCGCTGTTTATGCCCAGAAGGAAGGCGACCTTCTCGGCCTCTGAAAAAATAAGATATAAatgagttctgagaaaactcggcatattgcatgtgcgtaaagtgtcgttccagggacgacactttccgccttaattgcaGTTTTATTAAGAAcaaacttcattttaacgaaCAAATGTAatagaagcggaaagtttcgtccctgattagccagtgcgttatgcccagtttttttttcagaacacggctcaattatatagctaaaatgcattttataacacCACCctgttttaatatacatgtaatgtgtttactttaaatttttaattataaTGCATTACACTGTGTTTGTATTTTGAATGACATGTGTATGCAATGTTTATAAATCCACTTACCAGTGGTACCGTCGGCCTCGGCCTGTTCCTCTCTGGGGTTCTGTTTCCACTTCATCTCACCGAAGTGCAAGATGGCGGCGGTGCACTTGTACAGGCTGTTCTTCTCATCCTGAGAGAAGCCGAGAACGTCGAAGGCTTCCTGAAACACACATCATGCAGCCCATTTATGCCGATCggactcccatccttctaaattggatcaattcatttccaaaattagggatgtctggtatatttttttctattgttgaatatatcttacagaaattcctttaagcaaacagcgcagaccctgagacgccgcgtcatgcggcgtctcatttgggtctacgctgattgcaaaggccttttttctatacgctaggcataaaagggttaagaTGGAACGAAGTCGCGACCTTGAAACCACGATATCTTCTTTAAAATCAAAAGACCAGTCagatttatatgtatatgccaaACATGACAGTTTGGTTTTCAGTAGACGTATCGATCTCTTTTACGAGTAATTTAATCTACAAAAATCACTTTTTAGTCAATgtgtaaaaaaagataaaagaaaaGTCGTCAGAAAGAAAGATTTGATTGTGTTAGACTCAGTTTTAAACAGCGAGATAAAGTGTTAATAAAAGGGAGACATTCGGTGTTTAAAGATAAGTATGTAAGTATTCGAAGTGTGGTTTTCACAACCGCAACATTTGAACTTACGTCGGTCGCCTTCATTTCCACGGTGTCATCGATACCGTCCACCACCAGCACTCCCTGGTTGATGAAGGAATACAGAGCGGGGTCGGGGGACACAAGGCAAAGCTCTGTGAGAAGAAATATGGATATATTGAAGTGTTCTTGAATAAACTTACTCAATTAACACTCAAAcatcattattttgtattttttgtagaACAGAACAGTGATGTCTCACATGATGTTTATTATTGTGGCGTGATTTCAtaatgtgttgctgttttttttcttagcAATTTCGTGACATTtagtaagaaataaaatatgtaaggCAAACAGAAAACCGCATTCATAGAATGAAACGTGTTTTATCGCACTGTAACTATATTTTACCGTGCATTTTTGGGAAAGTGGGTGTCATAATCTGGTAGAAAATGTGGTAATTGCGTTCAGCTGGTTGCTGGTAGGTCACTCTGGACTTTTCCAGCAAGTCTTAAAACAAAGGGGATTTACGTACAATACAAACAATACGTTGCCGTACCGCCGTGTCTAAAGACATCGCCACGGGGGCTATTCTTTAGAGTGCCGACGGTACGAAGCACTCAGGACAAAACAGGAAGTGTTTTACCATGGTACTTGGGATACACATTGGTGAGCATCTGATAGAAAATGTGGTAGTTTCTCTCCGCCGACTGCTGGTAAGTCACACGTGACTTTTCTAGGAGGTCTGTAAAAGGTACACTGGTCTCGTAAGAAAGACATCAAAacagaaataaaatattatgaatgGCTTAAATCAAAGCAGTGTTTTTCTTATGCATGGTAagaacttttttaaatgttaacataaatgaTATTACTTGCCGATTGCAATTGTTACTTTTTTAAatcttgttttacattaatccgtctattaaattacatgaagttcAAGCACGTGAGCCAAACAAACAATACTCGTTTAAGCTTTAAATCACTCAACGTGCCTCTTCTTAAAGCGCCAAAATTAACATTTAACTTATTGTTTTATTAGGGCCGTTTATGCAATTACTAATCGTTCAAATCTGGTGTTGGCTGCCACTACGAATGCCAATCTAAAGGATACcaaatatataagaaaacaattttatgcATCTGAAGGAAACCAAGCCTTTTATATCTCATTTAATTCAAACAATTCACAGTTAATTACTAGTAAGATTTTCAAAATGAACTCACAATGCTCGATATCAGCTCCGGCGATCTTTCCCGAAGGTCCGAAGTGGATACGGATGAATTTACCCTGGAGAATATTGAAGGTCCATTAGCgacattattttttcaaaaacgtGTATTTATGTCAATAATATAATAAAGTTGTGATTTTCCAATTTAGGAAAATAATAATTAGAAGAATtaacttaacaattaaaacaacaacaaaataacttgaattatatttttatgatatttattattattattattattattattattattattattattattattattattattattattattattattattattatcattattattattattgaaaatctgatttgttattgttattatagtaattattattatcagttgattattattgttaatataaaaattcataataaaccattcaaataatTTTACATTGAAAGCAGACGAATAAAGCTCATCTACAACACAAACGTTATGAAAACATCTTTTGCACAGCTAACAACATCGCCACTACATTGCCACAACGTGTTACACCTGTACTTACGCGCCACGTGTTTACACTCACGAGCACCGAGAACACGTGCGATACGTGTAGCATCGTGTGCGTTGCTAGAAACAGGAATGTATCAAATCAGGGGTATTGGATTTATCACTGCTTAAACCCTATGCATTTCGCAAATCTTAGTTATCAACCAGCTCACCAGTGAGAATGCTCAACTAATTTAATGCATTTTCAGCAAAATATTAACGATTATCACACACAAATTATTAACAAGTTAGAATTTCAACAAGGCGCATGTGTCTTTTCAAAGCACTGATATATGACATGGCATATGTCTACAATATTGGTGCAATTCGCGAAATGCAATGCGTTTAGATGCGAAAATGTTTAAGGTTGAACGAAGGATTGGTATgggattataataattataagtacCTAAAAAACACTTCGACGGAATGGGTCAAGTATAAACGTAGCCGATTATTATTTCCGGTAGGTTGTATGTTGAAAAATGGCATCATTCTATGATAGTAGGAAATTTAGGCGTTTATACAGTAAAAATATGGAGGGATGTAGTAGGCTATCATACCGGCATATGTTATACAGTATTTATACTACACGAACAAGCATGATattgattatataaaataaaattaatattatcatatctctttaaaacaaaaacatgctgCACCTCATAGGTTTGGTTTAATTCAGGTTGCCTAACCGTGTTCAAAAATATGAGCAAACCTGgaactttcattaaaaaaacaacacataactTCGGCTCAAAATTACTAGATATTAATCTCGCGGCATGTTATGTCCGTTATGTTTATCTAGGTGTATGTATATAGGTATAATGTTAGAGTGTGGTATGGGAAGGGCCGATTCATATCAAGGTAACACGTGACACTTACGAATCTCGAGGAGTTGTTGTTACGGGTGGTCTTGGCGTTACCGTACGCCTCGAGGACAGGGTTGGCCTGCACAATCTGATCCTCGAGCGAGCCCTAAGATCAGAACAGAAAACAGACATGTGCTAATAAAGGAATACCTCACATAGAATACGCCATTCAATGAAACTGTCATGGCGAACACGTAATTGAAGGATTATCTCATAGCAATTCTCATAGCAATTAAAGGCAATTAGAGGAATTAAGTACAGGAAAAGCTTGAGAAAAACGAACAGCGCATCATGAAAAACTGTTGCTGCTGATATAAGTGATGGAATTGTTATTGTTGTTACCTGAGAGAGTgagacaaacatttattttaagcaaCTATGTCATTAAATGAATAGTTCGATGAGAACACGTAATTGTATGAATATTGCACAGCTGACAGGCAATTAAAAGAAATTGTGCATAGTTCGTCGAACTTAGAGGAATATCGCATATCGATTACGTAATTACTAATTAGTTTAATATCTCATATCAAACTCgtttttaaataagcattttatAATCAACATGTAATTAAAGGATTATCAAATAGCCATCATGCAATTAAAGGAATTACTCATAACAAAAAATTGATGCTGTTGTTGTTACCTTCTTGGAATCCGCTTGCTCCTCGCCGGCCTGTTTTGACTGGGCGGCGGCGACCTTGGCGAAGTACATGATGACCTTCTTGGTGTTCTCAGTCTTACCTGCACCAGACTCGCCACTGTTGGGTAATACAGGTAGTTCACAAGTGAGTGACAACTaattaataatcattattttctAACAAACACGGTTGACATAACGCGTTTAAGGCGGGGATGGCGTTTTGTCAATTTGAATGACAATTGATCAACAAAAGAATTTTGTTTGTAGGACACGTAATTCAACCGCGTGGTTAATCTTTCTTAGTCTTAAAATCTTGACTACATTTACACGTTCGGtttaataatttacaaaaaagatGTGAGATACTTACGTAATCAAACAGGACTGGTTTTCGCGGTCtggaaagaaaaaacaacaacgttaaTTTAATTTTGCCTAATCAATATTATTCTATTAAAATCACATATTGCTCTTAATTGTTCTTTTGCATTGACTGGTATGATTTGCgttgcatttaattatataaataaagggtacactaattaaaacaaataaggcAAGAAAAGTGTCTTGATGTGTATTGACGTAGATAATCTACGTCTCTGGTATTGATGTAAGGGATGATTATTGTTACATTACAAGGGCGTTCTTTACTACCACACGATATCGCTGACACGTGCTGGTAATTAGCGTTAATGACGTTGTAAGTTTGTATCATTGCTGAAAGGTCTACATCGCT from Dreissena polymorpha isolate Duluth1 chromosome 10, UMN_Dpol_1.0, whole genome shotgun sequence encodes the following:
- the LOC127848949 gene encoding myosin heavy chain, striated muscle-like, with translation MGDFSSDPDFKYLWVDRKKVMQEMANFDGKKACWVPDEQEGFTRGEIVSSKGDEITVKILRSNENKTFQKDLLQQVNPPKFEQCDDMANMTYLNEASVLNNLRGRYVNGFIYTYSGLFCVAVNPYRRLPIYVDSIIAKYRGKRKMEMPPHLFAVADNAFQNMLQDRENQSCLITGESGAGKTENTKKVIMYFAKVAAAQSKQAGEEQADSKKGSLEDQIVQANPVLEAYGNAKTTRNNNSSRFGKFIRIHFGPSGKIAGADIEHYLLEKSRVTYQQSAERNYHIFYQMLTNVYPKYHELCLVSPDPALYSFINQGVLVVDGIDDTVEMKATDEAFDVLGFSQDEKNSLYKCTAAILHFGEMKWKQNPREEQAEADGTTEAEKVAFLLGINSGDLLKGLLKPKIKVGTEFVVQGRNKEQVVNSVGALAKSLYDRMFNWLVRRVNQTLDTNAKRNYYMGVLDIAGFEIFDFNSFEQLCINYTNERLQQFFNHHMFVLEQEEYKKEGIQWEFIDFGMDLQACIELIEKANFNTPITHMFFSLFKPMGILSILEEECMFPKASDKTFEDKLTTNHLGKSKAFGKVNKNRKGGGNAHFELGHYAGAVPYNISGWLDKNKDPLNETVVALLGDSKEPLVGVLFEKPKEEAGGGKKKGKSSAFQTISALHRESLNKLMKNLYNTHPHFVRCIIPNELKTPGLIDAGLVLNQLQCNGVLEGIRICRKGFPSRVLYAEFKQRYSILAPNAIPTGFVDGKVVTEKILTAIQVDPNEYKIGSTKVFFKAGVLGNLEDMRDARLSGIVSLFQAHVRGYLMRKQCKKLKDQRTALSMIQRNIRKWMVLRNWQWWKLYTKVKPLLNAARAEDEVKKMEEEFTKTKEELAKVEKIKKELEERCVKLQREKEDAVLQLAAEGDTLGDMEETIENLTKQKFEYEAQIKEMESRMAEEEGNAGQLSAQKQELEAQAAKLKENIAGLEDSLKKAEHDRQVKDNQIKTLQGEMSQQDEQIGKLTKEKKALDDTVKKTQDALKAEEEKVNNLNKLKQKLESTLDELEDNLEREKKVRADVEKAKKKLEGDLADTQAAVEELGRIKSDLEGNIKKKETEIKNLSQKLEEEQGLVAQLQKKIRDLQARIEELEEELEAERQARAKAEKAKNDLARELEELAEALDEQGGQTAAQVELNKKREAEVQKLRRDLEEQTMQHESTIAALRKKAQDASNEMADQIDQLQKVKSKVEKEKAQLKSEIADLQDQVVNVSKKGGMSDKMSKQVEAQISDLNNQLDESSRNIQELNATKSRLIADNADIVRQLEEAESRIQALNRERSSLLAQLEEAKRNVDDEIRARQKLAGELRNALADMDALREQLEEESDAKTDLQRQLSRANAEANAWRVKYESEGMARAEELEETRRKLSAKAPGNRVRSRRG